The Mus musculus strain C57BL/6J chromosome 2, GRCm38.p6 C57BL/6J genome has a window encoding:
- the Wdr34 gene encoding WD repeat-containing protein 34, whose translation MAMCASPRPFRRVGSAGAAALAAGGAGGAERRGRPAPLQDETLGVASVPSQWRSVQGIRGETKSCQTAGIATAESSAQARTHADAQVQTEAPEEPAAMAPVSQYDTLRLEAFLRRVEAMVIRELNNNWQSHAFDGYEVNWTEQQQTVSCLHTLVYPLAQGQGLHVTGISWNSTGSVLACAYGRLDDGDWSTLKSYVCTWNLDRQGLNPQQPSVVVEVPSAVMCLAFHPTQPSHIAGGLYSGEVLVWDMSRPEDPLLWRTGLTDDTHTDPVYQVLWLPEPRHSHRFQVLSAATDGKVLLWRGSGAGQLRLTKGFALAVQQLPRSTKLKKPPRGETEVGVTSVAFSSFDSSLFVLGTEGGFPLKCSLASEVAALTRMPSSVPLRAPVQFTFSPHGGPVYSVSCSPFHRNLFLSAGTDGHVHLYSMLQAQPLTSLQLSHKYLFAVRWSPVRPLVFAAASGEGDVQLFDLQKSSQKPTVSITQTQDGSPVYCLEFNSQQTQLLAAGDAKGMVKVWQLSTAFTEQGPREVEDLDQLEAEITT comes from the exons ATGGCAATGTGCGCGTCGCCCAGGCCTTTTCGGCGCGTTGGAAGCGCTGGAGCTGCTGCCCTGGCTGCTGGCGGGGCTGGCGGCGCCGAACGGCGAGGGCGGCCTGCGCCTCTTCAGGATGAGACCCTGGGCGTGGCGTCCGTGCCCTCGCAGTGGAGGAGCGTCCAGGGGATCCGCGGGGAGACG AAAAGTTGCCAGACAGCGGGCATTGCCACAGCCGAGTCGTCTGCCCAGGCCCGGACACATGCAGATGCCCAGGTACAGACAGAGGCTCCCGAAGAGCCAGCGGCCATGGCTCCTGTTTCCCAGTATGACACCCTCAGGCTGGAAGCCTTTCTCCGGAGGGTGGAGGCCATGGTCATCCGGGAGCTGAACAACAACTGGCAGAGTCATGCCTTCGATGGCTATGAGGTGAACTGGACTGAGCAGCAGCAGACG GTGTCCTGTCTGCACACCCTGGTCTACCCCCTAGCCCAAGGGCAGGGTCTGCATGTGACCGGCATTTCCTGGAACTCGACAGGCTCTGTGCTGGCCTGTGCCTATGGTCG GCTAGATGATGGAGACTGGAGTACACTCAAGTCCTACGTGTGTACTTGGAACCTGGACCGCCAAGGCCTGAATCCCCAGCAGCCATCAGTAGTGGTGGAGGTGCCGAGTGCTGTCATGTGCCTGGCCTTTCATCCCACACAGCCCTCCCACATTGCCG GGGGGCTGTATAGCGGGGAAGTGCTGGTGTGGGACATGAGCCGACCTGAGGACCCACTGCTTTGGCGTACAGGTCTGACAGATGACACTCACACAGACCCAGTGTATCAG GTGCTGTGGTTACCTGAACCCCGGCATAGCCACCGCTTCCAGGTACTGAGTGCGGCCACAGATGGCAAGGTGTTGCTCTGGAGAGGCAGTGGGGCCGGTCAGCTGCGGCTCACCAAGGGCTTTGCCCTGGCTGTGCAGCAGCTGCCTCGGAGCACCAAGCTGAAGAAG CCACCCCGTGGAGAGACTGAGGTGGGGGTGACATCAGTGGCCTTCTCCAGCTTTGACTCCAGCCTTTTCGTTCTGGGCACAGAAGGTGGCTTCCCCCTCAAGTGTTCCCTGGCGTCAGAGGTAGCTGCTCTCACTCGGATGCCCAGCTCTGTGCCGCTGAGGGCCCCGGTGCAGTTCACCTTCTCTCCCCATGGTGGCCCCGTGTATTCTGTGAGCTGTTCCCCCTTTCACAG GAATCTCTTCCTGAGCGCTGGGACCGATGGCCACGTCCACCTGTACTCCATGCTGCAGGCTCAGCCCCTTACCTCACTGCAGCTCTCTCACAAGTACCTGTTTGCTGTGCGCTGGTCCCCTGTGCGCCCCTTGGTTTTTGCTGCTGCTTCAGGGGAAG GTGATGTACAACTTTTTGACCTCCAGAAAAGCTCACAGAAACCCACAGTTTCTATAACACAAACCCAAGATGGAAGTCCTGTCTACTGTCTCGAGTTTAACAGCCAGCAGACACAGCTCTTAGCCGCTGGTGATGCTAAGGGCATGGTCAAAGTGTGGCAGCTGAGCACAGCCTTCACAGAACAAGGGCCCCGGGAGGTGGAGGACTTGGATCAGCTAGAAGCAGAAATCACTacctga